One genomic window of Leptospira paudalimensis includes the following:
- a CDS encoding acyl-CoA thioesterase: MIRTEIQIRFNDMDPMRRVNNASYSAYLELARLDFCNRYLSVTSLEDIPFVLARVEMDLVSSVLPGDSIYVNTWVSQIGNSSWEFSYEIKNQKTDVLYVKAKTVQVYFDYRGKKKLPIPKEFRMSLEKERM, translated from the coding sequence ATGATCCGAACTGAAATCCAAATACGATTTAATGATATGGACCCGATGCGAAGAGTGAATAACGCAAGTTATTCGGCGTATTTAGAGTTGGCAAGACTTGATTTTTGTAATCGCTATTTATCTGTTACAAGCTTAGAAGACATTCCCTTTGTCTTAGCACGTGTGGAAATGGATTTGGTATCTTCTGTTTTGCCAGGAGATTCCATCTATGTAAATACTTGGGTTTCTCAAATTGGAAATAGTTCTTGGGAATTTTCATATGAAATCAAAAACCAAAAAACAGATGTTTTGTATGTAAAAGCAAAAACAGTCCAAGTGTATTTTGATTACAGAGGAAAGAAAAAATTACCAATTCCAAAAGAATTCCGAATGAGTTTGGAAAAGGAAAGGATGTGA
- a CDS encoding Kelch repeat-containing protein, whose protein sequence is MGTTRSKILTYVLFYVVLFQCKPPELSNACDGKSNGYALGSLIRFVTGDRSPSCLPSFDFQDLWGVFQAPSGDVGVNAMASYKDQIIIGGNFQLMGPSTGSAAFLQTSNGKVVPNRYCRYLKIVGTTLIAIPDGGGGFYIGGEFYAVQGEARYAVAHILPGCQVDRVFKVPRDITDSRLIYSLSLNGEHLYVGGDFTSWGDTSQKYLVRLNRYTGDIDTSFSVQNIDSTVFDLDTIFNSLYVCGGFSQIGGITKRGIAKVSFANGAVDTSFNPSITTGSCLDLHFGTDSQGSPNLFIVGDFTAPSRNYALSVTPDGTLTNWNPNPNAQVNSVQQYQNKIYLGGGFTTINGGTVASYMAAVNQDTGTIITNNYALNAYVASLQVIENTLYISGQFTTVKGIPRISMASLDLTNESVTPFDPNFEGVISNPGSTFLSAGNGIIFVTSDRSTVNVVPRNHFAVIDEYTGAPIEGTPNFDYPIKSMNVNGNRLFVGGTFTNIGGQSRTSFAILDLPHYQVSSTNIVLSGSPEIRTITSDESKVYAGGISLGTVNGQTRNGVFALNLSDLSLSTWNPDLGGGSSGESILVVNDLVFIGGSFTQINGVGGYQNLQAVDKLNGTRLDIPSSSTLPGGLVYSLTYANSKIYIGGFFSSVTGVGTVNNAAVYDLSTKTYLQPNPVSAENMVNSVKAYPDGNVFYGGSFANINGDTKFNTFGVYQSSTNSMYQWNAGITNVVYTSMFKNGRYYLGGIFSVALRELNGGLVRTTLTE, encoded by the coding sequence ATGGGTACAACACGATCTAAGATTCTAACCTATGTTTTGTTCTATGTTGTGCTCTTCCAATGCAAACCACCTGAACTGTCCAATGCCTGTGATGGAAAATCAAATGGTTATGCACTTGGTTCACTCATTCGTTTTGTCACTGGAGATCGATCTCCTTCTTGCCTTCCCTCTTTTGATTTCCAGGACCTATGGGGAGTTTTCCAAGCTCCGTCAGGTGATGTGGGTGTGAATGCGATGGCAAGTTACAAAGACCAAATCATCATTGGTGGAAATTTTCAGTTGATGGGACCTTCTACGGGGAGTGCTGCCTTCTTACAAACATCAAATGGGAAAGTGGTACCAAACCGGTATTGTCGTTATCTTAAAATTGTGGGCACTACCTTGATTGCCATCCCCGATGGAGGAGGTGGATTTTATATCGGTGGAGAATTTTATGCCGTCCAAGGGGAAGCTCGGTATGCTGTTGCTCATATCTTACCCGGTTGCCAAGTGGACCGTGTCTTTAAAGTCCCGAGAGATATCACAGATTCTCGTCTCATCTATTCCTTATCATTGAACGGTGAACACTTGTATGTGGGAGGAGACTTTACTTCCTGGGGAGACACATCCCAAAAATACCTAGTTCGATTAAATCGTTATACTGGTGACATTGATACATCGTTTTCAGTCCAAAACATAGATAGTACAGTTTTTGATTTAGATACGATCTTCAATTCTCTTTATGTTTGTGGTGGTTTTTCACAGATAGGTGGTATCACCAAACGAGGAATTGCAAAAGTTTCATTCGCCAATGGTGCTGTCGATACATCGTTTAACCCATCGATTACGACAGGATCTTGTCTTGATTTACATTTCGGAACCGATTCTCAAGGTAGCCCCAATCTGTTTATCGTTGGGGACTTCACTGCACCTAGCAGGAATTATGCTCTATCTGTGACTCCAGACGGAACTTTGACAAATTGGAACCCAAATCCCAATGCACAAGTGAACTCAGTCCAACAATACCAAAACAAAATTTACTTGGGTGGAGGGTTCACAACGATAAACGGTGGAACAGTTGCCTCTTATATGGCTGCTGTAAACCAGGATACTGGCACAATCATCACCAACAATTATGCACTAAATGCATACGTTGCTTCCTTACAAGTCATTGAAAATACTTTGTACATCAGTGGTCAGTTTACAACTGTAAAAGGAATCCCTAGAATTTCAATGGCTTCCCTTGATCTAACAAATGAATCTGTGACTCCCTTTGATCCAAATTTTGAAGGTGTGATCAGTAACCCTGGGTCTACTTTTTTATCTGCCGGGAATGGGATTATATTCGTTACGTCTGACCGATCGACTGTGAATGTAGTACCCAGAAATCATTTTGCAGTCATCGATGAATACACGGGAGCACCTATTGAAGGAACTCCTAACTTTGATTATCCGATCAAATCAATGAATGTGAATGGAAATCGATTGTTTGTGGGAGGAACGTTTACAAATATTGGAGGCCAATCAAGAACTTCCTTTGCCATTTTAGATTTACCCCATTACCAAGTAAGTTCCACGAATATTGTTCTGTCTGGTTCTCCCGAAATCCGTACCATTACAAGTGATGAGTCAAAAGTGTATGCTGGTGGGATCAGTTTAGGCACAGTGAATGGCCAAACAAGAAATGGAGTATTTGCCTTAAACTTATCTGACCTTTCCTTAAGTACTTGGAATCCAGATTTAGGTGGTGGAAGTAGTGGAGAAAGTATCCTCGTTGTGAACGACCTTGTATTCATTGGAGGAAGTTTTACCCAAATCAATGGAGTTGGTGGTTACCAAAATTTACAAGCAGTCGACAAACTGAATGGAACAAGATTGGATATTCCAAGTTCTTCTACTTTACCCGGTGGTCTTGTCTATAGCCTAACTTATGCGAATTCCAAAATTTATATTGGTGGATTTTTTTCCTCTGTGACCGGGGTTGGTACGGTTAATAATGCAGCTGTATACGACCTTAGTACGAAAACATACCTCCAACCAAATCCAGTTTCAGCAGAAAATATGGTTAATTCTGTAAAAGCCTATCCAGATGGAAATGTGTTTTATGGTGGATCCTTTGCAAACATCAACGGAGATACAAAATTCAATACCTTTGGCGTTTACCAATCATCTACCAATTCGATGTACCAATGGAATGCGGGAATTACCAATGTTGTTTACACATCCATGTTTAAAAATGGAAGGTATTACTTAGGTGGGATCTTTAGTGTGGCTCTTCGTGAATTGAATGGAGGGCTCGTCAGAACCACATTAACTGAATGA
- a CDS encoding HepT-like ribonuclease domain-containing protein: MFHELVFYCKELEAFIFRNQIQEFKEGEHDSFFAEEMLKTIQTESLKIPNSEKQKYPNLPWEKMDTMWQKDLARAYDYIDLKMLYYVCAYEIPKFTKTIKLEIR; this comes from the coding sequence ATGTTTCATGAATTGGTCTTTTATTGCAAAGAATTGGAAGCTTTTATTTTCCGAAATCAAATCCAAGAATTCAAAGAAGGGGAACATGATAGTTTTTTTGCAGAAGAAATGTTAAAAACCATTCAAACGGAATCTTTAAAAATTCCGAATTCGGAAAAACAAAAGTACCCAAATCTTCCTTGGGAAAAAATGGATACCATGTGGCAAAAGGATTTGGCAAGAGCCTATGATTACATCGACTTAAAGATGTTATACTATGTTTGCGCTTACGAAATTCCCAAATTTACAAAAACAATCAAATTGGAAATTCGTTAA
- a CDS encoding LIC_11502 family protein: MANEENEVYLTKIQNLLPSHLLVQVPKLIPHFQKLEALVPLPKELPDLLKKGIYFALLQSVVRLLNRETDPLLPEIVPEYKELIRTIIETYETLKPEVESNWLEECIQFGDKSAYHWEWKHFDSKELF; this comes from the coding sequence ATGGCAAATGAAGAGAATGAAGTGTATCTTACAAAAATCCAAAACCTTTTGCCAAGCCATTTGTTGGTCCAGGTTCCAAAACTCATCCCGCATTTTCAAAAACTAGAAGCCCTGGTTCCTTTGCCAAAAGAATTACCAGATCTCTTAAAAAAAGGGATCTATTTTGCCCTCTTACAATCGGTGGTCCGCCTTTTAAACAGAGAAACGGATCCCCTGTTACCAGAAATTGTTCCTGAATACAAGGAACTCATCCGCACCATTATCGAAACCTATGAAACTCTCAAACCGGAAGTGGAATCAAATTGGTTAGAGGAATGCATCCAGTTTGGAGATAAATCTGCCTACCATTGGGAGTGGAAACATTTTGATTCCAAAGAGTTGTTTTAA
- a CDS encoding OmpA family protein: protein MEHQEIRKLKEWMSPFLKLTLDSVLLVGSADTSGNLAKNRKLAKERVHYIRQVLVSLGIDPDVIQTDSLEPIFGRTAKERERFRSVGIKLSILG, encoded by the coding sequence TTGGAACATCAGGAAATACGAAAACTCAAAGAATGGATGAGCCCTTTTTTAAAACTAACGTTAGATTCAGTACTACTTGTGGGTTCAGCAGACACATCGGGCAATTTGGCAAAAAATCGAAAATTGGCAAAAGAAAGGGTCCATTACATCCGCCAAGTTTTGGTCTCATTGGGAATTGATCCTGATGTGATCCAAACTGACTCCTTGGAGCCAATTTTTGGGAGAACAGCAAAAGAAAGAGAAAGGTTTCGATCCGTTGGAATCAAACTTTCTATTTTAGGATAA
- a CDS encoding DUF1577 domain-containing protein, protein MRPMDQITGKEQKNHVILHYLMNQEMKANCNGQVQTMTVIQEVPGGEEIIVQWAEVWPIGEGTTIVLSKLLARYLELHCTFVKQLAPHKIQLKVEKVLIAKKERLNPRFTITEEGMVNVTNIVSSKTIIEANMFNIPTLVRVNFEDYRKRMMVRSGEAGIMDIFKSGMERKFDVVKSTQKILFIKDATNPESYRMDEEGFLNYEEDIEENADKLAFAARDKKIKSELILPILYKNELEEIIPIGYYFLQTKDKNITEDDLKFYQTQIAEMIERIKDANLMTTVEKFPVIDLSTTGLKLRITNSSLVETLPKQKGILLELVFKLQTPFRFFGKIAWSHKEESGDLLVGVEFSGKRTYAEKVRFEENIEIIKNNGRTAA, encoded by the coding sequence ATGCGACCAATGGACCAAATCACAGGCAAAGAACAAAAAAACCATGTGATCTTACACTATTTAATGAACCAGGAAATGAAAGCCAATTGTAACGGTCAGGTGCAAACCATGACGGTTATACAAGAAGTGCCTGGTGGTGAAGAAATTATTGTACAATGGGCTGAAGTTTGGCCTATTGGTGAGGGAACTACTATTGTTCTTTCCAAGTTACTTGCTCGTTATCTAGAACTCCATTGTACCTTTGTCAAACAATTGGCCCCACATAAAATCCAATTAAAGGTCGAAAAAGTACTTATTGCAAAAAAAGAAAGGTTAAACCCTCGATTTACCATCACCGAAGAAGGAATGGTCAATGTAACCAACATCGTCAGTTCCAAAACCATCATCGAAGCCAATATGTTTAATATCCCAACACTTGTACGTGTGAACTTTGAAGACTATCGCAAACGTATGATGGTTCGTTCTGGTGAAGCTGGGATCATGGATATTTTTAAATCGGGAATGGAACGTAAGTTTGATGTTGTGAAATCAACTCAAAAAATTTTGTTCATCAAAGATGCAACTAATCCAGAAAGTTACCGAATGGATGAAGAAGGTTTTTTAAATTACGAAGAAGATATCGAAGAGAATGCCGACAAACTTGCGTTCGCCGCTCGTGATAAAAAAATCAAATCAGAACTTATATTACCCATTTTGTACAAAAACGAATTAGAAGAAATTATACCAATTGGATATTATTTCTTACAAACCAAAGACAAAAACATCACCGAAGACGATTTAAAGTTTTACCAAACACAAATTGCAGAAATGATCGAAAGGATCAAAGATGCAAACTTGATGACAACTGTGGAAAAATTTCCAGTCATCGACTTATCTACGACAGGTCTCAAACTAAGAATCACAAACAGCAGTTTGGTGGAAACTCTACCCAAACAAAAAGGAATTTTATTAGAATTGGTATTCAAACTCCAAACCCCTTTCCGTTTTTTTGGGAAAATTGCTTGGTCTCATAAAGAAGAATCAGGTGATTTGCTTGTGGGAGTGGAATTTTCTGGAAAACGAACCTATGCCGAAAAAGTTCGTTTTGAAGAGAACATTGAAATCATCAAAAACAATGGCAGGACTGCTGCCTAA
- a CDS encoding patatin-like phospholipase family protein has protein sequence MTDQNPNQTPKIPKAKGTKRALLVEGGGMKGAFSGGVLYAWNRFLRPNYFDLVVGVSSGACAAAYYVSMPKVEPVKSEKALGVWYRDLSGRKLISYFHPFQGKTFLNQEYLIDFIFRKKVRLESETLDSKKLPHFVIAVSNLHTHSIEYIKATSSNVFDLLKAATSLPIATRGKHMLNGKLYSDAAILNPLPIQDIIEAGYKEIVVIMNSPIRHISGPLTRLTSLLAFPKHRTIRRMMRKLHHFHFNLAREIVVKPPRGVKIITVAPDEPLPVKLTTTIRTKLYKTALLGVKKGEEAIQFILKRKKKTK, from the coding sequence ATGACTGACCAAAATCCGAACCAAACTCCCAAAATTCCCAAGGCAAAAGGGACAAAACGGGCCCTGTTAGTGGAAGGTGGTGGCATGAAGGGAGCCTTTTCGGGTGGTGTCCTTTATGCTTGGAATCGGTTCTTAAGACCAAATTACTTTGATTTGGTGGTGGGTGTCTCCTCTGGAGCTTGTGCTGCGGCGTATTATGTGTCGATGCCAAAAGTGGAACCTGTGAAAAGTGAAAAAGCACTTGGGGTTTGGTACAGAGATCTCTCCGGCCGTAAACTCATTTCCTACTTTCACCCATTCCAAGGGAAAACATTCTTAAACCAAGAATACCTCATTGATTTTATCTTTCGTAAAAAAGTTCGTTTGGAATCCGAAACGTTGGATTCCAAAAAATTGCCTCATTTTGTCATTGCTGTTAGTAATTTACACACACATTCCATTGAATACATCAAAGCAACATCAAGTAATGTTTTTGATTTATTAAAAGCGGCAACATCTTTGCCAATTGCAACTAGAGGAAAACACATGTTAAATGGGAAATTGTATTCAGATGCAGCCATCCTCAATCCTCTTCCCATCCAAGATATCATTGAAGCTGGTTATAAAGAAATTGTAGTGATTATGAATTCACCAATTCGTCATATATCAGGGCCACTCACTCGCCTAACAAGTTTACTCGCCTTCCCAAAACACAGAACCATCCGAAGGATGATGCGTAAACTCCACCATTTTCATTTTAATTTAGCGAGAGAAATTGTGGTAAAACCTCCGAGAGGAGTAAAGATCATCACAGTGGCTCCTGACGAACCACTACCTGTCAAACTCACGACCACCATTCGTACTAAATTGTACAAAACAGCCTTACTCGGTGTCAAAAAAGGAGAGGAAGCCATTCAATTCATTCTCAAACGTAAGAAAAAAACAAAATAA
- a CDS encoding FKBP-type peptidyl-prolyl cis-trans isomerase — MKPFLSILISILFLLVLPIASAEKDFQIIDLVIGKGDEAFSGSYVTVHYVGKLQNGTKFDSSRDRNRPFEFNLGAGEVVKGWDKGIKGMRVGGKRKLIIPPELGYGSKRVGNIPPDSTLIFEVELLKIY; from the coding sequence ATGAAACCATTCCTTTCCATTTTGATTTCGATACTGTTTCTTTTGGTTCTCCCCATCGCTTCCGCAGAAAAAGATTTCCAGATCATTGACCTTGTCATTGGCAAAGGGGATGAAGCGTTTTCTGGTTCTTATGTGACTGTTCATTATGTAGGCAAATTGCAAAACGGAACCAAATTTGATAGTTCCAGAGACCGCAACCGTCCCTTTGAATTCAATTTAGGTGCTGGGGAAGTGGTGAAGGGATGGGACAAAGGGATCAAAGGCATGCGTGTGGGTGGTAAACGAAAACTCATCATCCCTCCAGAACTTGGGTATGGAAGTAAACGTGTGGGAAACATCCCTCCTGATTCCACACTCATCTTTGAAGTCGAACTATTAAAGATCTATTAG
- a CDS encoding YHYH protein, with protein MLATTSLLVLFVLLLTNCKPKSDSDEDTLLLLAVAASRICANSAYTGTTVVASTATLDTNTDCITGMTSSMSADLPAWIRNNFKCAVGTVSGSNYVFRSQNIPNNKSFYFGSTSPRYEALANGQKSAGNNQISSQCLVYTIPSSPAAKSNPLTGTQSGYASVGITVNGLAIFNNAAAAPDTLSTEAQTFDKYNGHPQNAGIYHHHSQPLNVTNDNANLIGMLIDGYPVYGLKCDNGTASTADDDTPGNVGPALDTNHGHTAATVLFPSGIYHYHYAYDSTATINTLIGSYFHGTPGTVSN; from the coding sequence ATTTTAGCGACCACCTCTCTTCTCGTACTCTTCGTACTTCTCCTCACAAACTGCAAACCCAAATCAGACTCTGATGAAGATACCTTACTCTTGTTAGCTGTAGCAGCTTCTAGAATTTGTGCCAATTCAGCATACACAGGAACCACTGTTGTGGCTTCTACTGCCACTTTGGATACAAACACAGATTGTATCACTGGTATGACCTCTTCTATGTCAGCTGACTTACCTGCTTGGATCCGTAACAATTTTAAATGTGCAGTGGGTACTGTATCCGGAAGTAATTATGTATTCCGTTCCCAAAATATCCCAAATAACAAAAGTTTTTATTTTGGTTCGACGTCTCCTCGATACGAAGCTCTTGCGAATGGACAAAAATCTGCGGGGAACAACCAAATTTCGTCTCAGTGTTTGGTGTATACGATTCCTAGTTCCCCTGCTGCCAAATCAAATCCACTCACTGGAACTCAAAGTGGGTATGCTTCCGTTGGGATTACTGTGAATGGTCTTGCTATTTTTAATAACGCTGCCGCTGCCCCTGATACTCTATCCACAGAAGCACAAACATTCGATAAGTACAATGGCCACCCACAAAATGCAGGGATCTACCACCACCACTCACAACCTTTGAATGTTACTAATGACAATGCAAATTTGATTGGGATGTTAATTGATGGCTACCCAGTTTATGGTTTAAAATGTGATAATGGAACTGCCAGCACTGCCGACGATGATACGCCTGGAAATGTTGGTCCAGCACTTGACACAAATCATGGACATACTGCTGCAACTGTTTTGTTTCCTTCTGGAATTTATCATTACCATTATGCGTATGATTCAACTGCAACAATCAATACTTTAATCGGTTCTTATTTCCATGGAACACCAGGAACGGTTTCCAACTAA